A stretch of Anaeromyxobacter dehalogenans 2CP-1 DNA encodes these proteins:
- a CDS encoding DUF799 domain-containing protein, with product MERLASLAGRIASLAALVALLSACGTAQVKKDYGAFNTARPRAILVVPVVNKSVEIDAPEYFLSTLPVPVAERGYYVFPVNLVKRVLEDDGLADASLVHGADPVRLCSLFGADAVLLASIEKWEAKYMVVTTQVNVEFEYVLKDGKTGQTLWTERRSMSYQPSNSGGGLIGALVNAAVTKASPNYMPLARQANAQAFAWPGPGFPAGPYRPEYGQDLQVMAAQP from the coding sequence ATGGAACGGCTCGCATCGCTCGCGGGACGCATCGCATCGCTCGCGGCGCTCGTCGCGCTGCTCTCCGCCTGCGGCACCGCCCAGGTCAAGAAGGACTACGGCGCGTTCAACACCGCCCGCCCGCGCGCCATCCTGGTGGTGCCGGTGGTGAACAAGAGCGTCGAGATCGACGCGCCGGAGTACTTCCTCTCCACGCTGCCGGTGCCGGTGGCGGAGCGCGGCTACTACGTGTTCCCGGTGAACCTGGTGAAGCGCGTGCTCGAGGACGACGGCCTCGCCGACGCCTCGCTGGTGCACGGCGCCGACCCGGTGCGCCTCTGCTCGCTGTTCGGGGCCGACGCGGTGCTCCTCGCCTCCATCGAGAAGTGGGAGGCGAAGTACATGGTCGTCACCACGCAGGTGAACGTCGAGTTCGAGTACGTGCTGAAGGACGGCAAGACCGGCCAGACGCTCTGGACCGAGCGCCGGTCCATGAGCTACCAGCCCAGCAACTCCGGGGGCGGCCTCATCGGCGCGCTGGTGAACGCCGCCGTGACGAAGGCCTCGCCGAACTACATGCCGCTGGCACGGCAGGCGAACGCGCAGGCGTTCGCGTGGCCCGGCCCCGGCTTCCCCGCCGGACCGTATCGCCCGGAGTACGGCCAGGACCTCCAGGTCATGGCCGCGCAGCCCTGA
- a CDS encoding tetratricopeptide repeat protein, with amino-acid sequence MSKLLLFYLLVQLTGSPLGALALLLAVWWATDRMTVGVLPDPLRGVARWRRRLQLARALEVNPHDRRARLELADLLLAGRRPARAAQVLRPNVEAGDEDAHTAFLMGAALGRSGQSDPAERALAVARAADPDFRAGEIDLELGRQRLGRGDAAGAREALERLLVERPGSVEGRLWLARALDKLGDRDGARRRREEGWREYVSLPRFHRKHERPFAWRLQPWRPTAVALGVVLVLAAVAAAAG; translated from the coding sequence ATGTCCAAGCTCCTCCTGTTCTACCTGCTGGTCCAGCTGACCGGCAGCCCGCTCGGCGCCCTCGCGCTCCTGCTCGCCGTCTGGTGGGCGACCGATCGGATGACGGTCGGCGTCCTGCCCGATCCGCTCCGTGGCGTCGCCCGCTGGCGCCGCCGGCTCCAGCTCGCCCGCGCGCTGGAGGTGAACCCGCACGACCGCCGCGCGCGGCTCGAGCTCGCCGATCTCCTGCTGGCCGGGCGCCGCCCGGCCCGCGCCGCCCAGGTGCTCCGGCCCAACGTGGAGGCGGGGGACGAGGACGCGCACACCGCGTTCCTGATGGGCGCGGCGCTCGGCCGGAGCGGCCAGTCCGACCCGGCGGAGCGCGCGCTGGCCGTGGCCCGCGCCGCGGATCCCGACTTCCGGGCCGGGGAGATCGACCTCGAGCTCGGGCGGCAGCGCCTCGGCCGCGGCGATGCCGCCGGCGCCCGCGAGGCGCTGGAGCGGCTCCTGGTGGAGCGGCCCGGCTCGGTGGAGGGGCGGCTCTGGCTGGCGCGCGCGCTCGACAAGCTCGGGGACCGGGACGGCGCGCGCCGCCGGCGCGAGGAGGGCTGGCGCGAGTACGTCTCGCTGCCCCGCTTCCACCGCAAGCACGAGCGCCCGTTCGCGTGGCGGCTGCAGCCCTGGCGCCCTACGGCGGTCGCCCTGGGCGTGGTGCTGGTCCTCGCCGCGGTCGCCGCCGCGGCCGGTTGA
- a CDS encoding NAD(P)H-dependent glycerol-3-phosphate dehydrogenase, with the protein MRATVLGAGSWGTALASLLAGKGYTVTSWDKDAAVLDDIARNHRNERYLPGLQLPPTLHASGEVAKALEGAELVVLAVPSHAVRPVVIEAKRHVHAGTPIVCVAKGIELDTLMTMTEVIEDVLPVPLHPYLAVLSGPSFAKEVAKGLPTAVTVAARWERIAKQVQDAFHTKTFRPYTSGDVVGCEIGGCVKNVVAIAAGISDGMGFGANAMAALVTRGLAEITRLAVRKGANPLTLSGLAGLGDLVLTCSSDLSRNRTVGRGLAAGKTADAIQRELGQVAEGVRNARSARELAKRLGVEMPITEAIYRVLYEGLAPREAVTALMMRETKPEL; encoded by the coding sequence ATGCGCGCCACCGTCCTGGGCGCCGGTTCCTGGGGAACCGCGCTCGCCTCGCTCCTCGCCGGCAAGGGCTACACCGTCACCTCGTGGGACAAGGACGCCGCCGTCCTCGACGACATCGCGCGCAACCACCGCAACGAGCGCTACCTGCCCGGCCTGCAGCTCCCGCCGACGCTGCACGCCAGCGGCGAGGTCGCGAAGGCGCTGGAGGGCGCAGAGCTGGTGGTCCTCGCCGTGCCCTCGCACGCCGTCCGCCCGGTGGTGATCGAGGCGAAGCGCCACGTGCACGCCGGGACGCCCATCGTCTGCGTCGCGAAGGGCATCGAGCTCGACACGCTCATGACCATGACCGAGGTCATCGAGGACGTGCTGCCGGTCCCGCTCCATCCCTACCTGGCGGTCCTCTCCGGCCCGTCCTTCGCGAAGGAGGTCGCGAAGGGCCTGCCCACCGCGGTCACGGTGGCCGCGCGCTGGGAGCGGATCGCGAAGCAGGTGCAGGACGCCTTCCACACCAAGACCTTCCGCCCGTACACCTCCGGTGACGTGGTGGGCTGCGAGATCGGCGGCTGCGTGAAGAACGTGGTCGCCATCGCGGCCGGCATCTCCGACGGCATGGGCTTCGGCGCGAACGCCATGGCGGCGCTCGTCACCCGCGGGCTCGCCGAGATCACGCGGCTCGCGGTGCGCAAGGGCGCGAACCCGCTCACGCTGTCCGGCCTGGCCGGCCTGGGCGACCTGGTGCTGACCTGCTCGTCGGACCTGTCGCGCAACCGCACCGTCGGGCGCGGGCTCGCGGCGGGCAAGACCGCCGACGCGATCCAGCGCGAGCTCGGGCAGGTGGCGGAGGGCGTGCGCAACGCGCGCAGCGCGCGGGAGCTGGCGAAGCGGCTGGGCGTGGAGATGCCCATCACCGAGGCGATCTACCGGGTGCTGTACGAGGGGCTCGCGCCGCGCGAGGCGGTGACGGCGCTCATGATGCGCGAGACCAAGCCCGAGCTGTGA
- a CDS encoding M3 family metallopeptidase, whose amino-acid sequence MSEPLRPEASRELTGTPPAFTEGCRRDMDRARAEAARARALGPAGGLATLEAFDAAFAALSEAASRASLARNVHPDPALRDAAEAAEREVDALSTELSLDRGLYDALAGLDPSGLDAPTRHLVEKSLRDFRRAGVDRDDATRARVKALREELVRVGQEFGRNIKDDVRRLEVEPAALDGLPEDWRRAHAPGPDGRVTLTTDNTDYVPFLTYARSAAAREALWRLYRLRGHPRNLEVLSRMLARRADLARLLGYPSWAAYVTEDKMIGSDGAAADFIERIARAAEARMRRDHAQLLERKREERPDADRVEPWDSAWLQERVKAERYGFDSQSVRPYFEYQRVKQGVLDVTGRIFGIAYRRAPDAPVWHPEVEAWDVIEDGALLGRVYLDMHPRDGKYKHYAQFTLASGQAGRRLPEGVLVCNFPRPAPGAPALMEHGDVRTFFHEFGHLLHHVLGGHTRWAGQSGVATEWDFVEAPSQMLEEWVWDPEVLATFARHVDTGEPIPAELVARMKAADEYGKGLMVRQQMFYAATSLELHRRDPGALDTTALVAELQERYTPFRHVPGTYFQESFGHLDGYSAIYYTYMWSLVIAKDLFGPFREAGLLDPAPARRYRRAVLEPGGSKPAAELVKDFLGRPHAFDAFAAWLEA is encoded by the coding sequence ATGTCCGAGCCCCTGCGCCCCGAGGCCTCCCGCGAGCTGACCGGCACGCCGCCCGCCTTCACGGAGGGTTGCCGCCGCGACATGGACCGCGCCCGCGCCGAGGCCGCCCGGGCCCGCGCGCTCGGGCCGGCGGGCGGCCTGGCCACGCTGGAGGCGTTCGACGCGGCGTTCGCGGCGCTCTCCGAGGCCGCCTCGCGCGCGAGCCTGGCGCGCAACGTCCACCCGGATCCGGCGCTGCGCGACGCGGCCGAGGCCGCGGAGCGCGAGGTGGACGCGCTCTCCACCGAGCTGTCGCTCGACCGCGGCCTGTACGACGCGCTCGCGGGGCTCGACCCCTCGGGCCTCGACGCCCCCACCCGCCACCTCGTGGAGAAGAGCCTGCGCGACTTCCGCCGGGCCGGCGTGGACCGCGACGACGCCACCCGCGCGCGCGTGAAGGCGCTCCGCGAGGAGCTGGTGCGGGTGGGGCAGGAGTTCGGGCGCAACATCAAGGACGACGTGCGCCGGCTGGAGGTCGAGCCGGCCGCGCTGGACGGGCTCCCCGAGGACTGGCGCCGCGCGCACGCGCCCGGGCCGGACGGCCGGGTGACGCTCACCACCGACAACACCGACTACGTGCCGTTCCTGACGTACGCGCGGAGCGCGGCGGCGCGCGAGGCGCTCTGGCGGCTCTACCGGCTGCGCGGCCACCCGCGCAACCTCGAGGTCCTCTCGCGCATGCTGGCGCGGCGCGCCGACCTGGCGCGGCTGCTCGGGTACCCGAGCTGGGCCGCCTACGTCACCGAGGACAAGATGATCGGGAGCGACGGCGCCGCGGCCGACTTCATCGAGCGGATCGCGCGCGCCGCCGAGGCGCGCATGCGGCGGGACCACGCCCAGCTCCTCGAGCGCAAGCGCGAGGAGCGCCCCGACGCCGACCGCGTCGAGCCCTGGGACTCGGCCTGGCTCCAGGAGCGGGTGAAGGCGGAGCGCTACGGCTTCGACTCGCAGTCGGTGCGGCCGTACTTCGAGTACCAGCGCGTGAAGCAGGGGGTGCTGGACGTCACCGGGCGGATCTTCGGCATCGCCTACCGCCGCGCGCCGGACGCGCCGGTGTGGCACCCGGAGGTCGAGGCCTGGGACGTGATCGAGGACGGCGCGCTGCTCGGCCGCGTGTACCTCGACATGCACCCGCGCGACGGCAAGTACAAGCACTACGCCCAGTTCACGCTCGCGTCGGGCCAGGCCGGCCGGCGGCTGCCGGAGGGCGTGCTGGTGTGCAACTTCCCGCGCCCGGCCCCGGGCGCGCCGGCGCTCATGGAGCACGGCGACGTCCGCACGTTCTTCCACGAGTTCGGCCACCTGCTGCACCACGTGCTCGGCGGGCACACGCGCTGGGCGGGCCAGTCCGGCGTCGCGACCGAGTGGGACTTCGTGGAGGCGCCCTCGCAGATGCTGGAGGAGTGGGTGTGGGACCCGGAGGTCCTCGCCACCTTCGCGCGCCACGTCGACACCGGCGAGCCCATCCCCGCCGAGCTCGTGGCGCGGATGAAGGCGGCCGACGAGTACGGCAAGGGCCTGATGGTGCGGCAGCAGATGTTCTACGCCGCGACCAGCCTCGAGCTGCACCGGCGCGATCCCGGCGCGCTCGACACCACCGCGCTCGTCGCCGAGCTGCAGGAGCGCTACACGCCGTTCCGCCACGTGCCGGGGACCTACTTCCAGGAGTCCTTCGGGCACCTCGACGGGTACAGCGCCATTTACTATACGTACATGTGGTCGCTCGTGATCGCGAAGGACCTGTTCGGCCCGTTCCGCGAGGCCGGGCTGCTCGATCCCGCCCCCGCCCGCCGCTACCGCCGGGCCGTGCTGGAGCCGGGCGGCTCCAAGCCCGCGGCGGAGCTGGTGAAGGACTTCCTCGGTCGGCCGCACGCCTTCGACGCGTTCGCCGCCTGGCTCGAGGCCTGA
- a CDS encoding oxidoreductase, which translates to MAGRRSPAYVLSMSEPALETRAIRTAVPPEGEPVRAEVPRRRIKDLEVMVADVIQETPDTTTLVLFTGNDRLDYLAGHFLTIDPRQFPALERWVAYLEDLKGKREAPRAYSLASAPHERYLAITVKEETYQSGRTRYPPLLSPMLVRRTPRGSRFVITGFTGPYVLPPRVEEKTDHLVHVVAGSGSVPNWSILKHALREHPRLRHTFVYSNRTWDDVIYRDGLRQLEAEHPDRLRVVHTLTREPEPERHGPGVRRGRISAELLRELVPDPRAALWYACGPAVGPIERAAAKERGETPAPRFLEAALAALDELGVPRDRVKRESYG; encoded by the coding sequence ATGGCGGGCCGCCGCAGCCCCGCCTATGTCCTTTCGATGAGCGAGCCTGCCCTCGAGACCCGCGCCATCCGCACCGCCGTCCCGCCGGAGGGCGAGCCGGTCCGCGCCGAGGTCCCGCGGCGGCGCATCAAGGACCTCGAGGTGATGGTCGCCGACGTCATCCAGGAGACGCCGGACACCACCACGCTCGTGCTCTTCACCGGCAACGATCGGCTCGACTACCTGGCCGGCCACTTCCTGACCATCGACCCGCGCCAGTTCCCGGCGCTCGAGCGATGGGTGGCCTACCTCGAGGACCTCAAGGGGAAGCGCGAGGCGCCGCGCGCCTACTCGCTGGCGTCCGCGCCGCACGAGCGCTACCTCGCCATCACGGTGAAGGAGGAGACGTACCAGAGCGGGCGCACGCGGTACCCGCCGCTCCTCTCGCCGATGCTGGTGCGGCGCACGCCGCGCGGCAGCCGCTTCGTCATCACCGGCTTCACCGGGCCCTACGTGCTGCCTCCGCGCGTGGAGGAGAAGACCGACCACCTCGTGCACGTGGTGGCCGGCTCCGGCTCGGTGCCGAACTGGTCGATCCTGAAGCACGCGCTCCGCGAGCACCCGCGCCTGCGCCACACGTTCGTCTACTCGAACCGGACCTGGGACGACGTCATCTACCGCGACGGCCTGCGCCAGCTCGAGGCCGAGCACCCCGACCGGCTGCGGGTGGTGCACACGCTCACCCGCGAGCCGGAGCCGGAGCGCCACGGGCCCGGCGTGCGGCGCGGCCGCATCTCGGCGGAGCTCCTCCGCGAGCTCGTCCCGGATCCGCGCGCCGCGCTCTGGTACGCCTGCGGCCCCGCGGTCGGGCCCATCGAGCGCGCCGCCGCGAAGGAGCGCGGCGAGACCCCCGCCCCCCGGTTCCTGGAGGCCGCGCTCGCCGCGCTGGACGAGCTCGGCGTGCCGCGCGACCGGGTGAAGCGCGAGTCGTACGGGTAG
- a CDS encoding ABC transporter permease, which yields MPRTLRAIPTLLKVGFAEAVAYRAEMVVWLLSTNMPLVMLALWTAVARDAPVGRFGQRDFVAYYLATLVVRLLTGAWVIWELNYEIRQGTLAFRLLRPVHPLLAYAAENLSAIPVRLLVSLPIALGALLVVGRDRLTGDPLLLALFPVTVLGAWLITFLAMAIIGALAFWIDQAGSLFEIWLGLFGVFSGYLVPLELFPHWVATAARFLPFRYMLAFPVEMIIGMTPRSAALAELAIQWTFVGALALGARGAWALGLRRFAAFGG from the coding sequence GTGCCCCGGACCCTGCGCGCCATCCCCACGCTCCTCAAGGTCGGCTTCGCCGAGGCGGTCGCGTACCGCGCCGAGATGGTGGTGTGGCTGCTCTCCACCAACATGCCGCTCGTCATGCTGGCGCTGTGGACGGCGGTGGCCCGCGACGCGCCGGTGGGGCGCTTCGGCCAGCGCGACTTCGTCGCCTACTACCTCGCCACGCTGGTGGTCCGCCTGCTCACCGGCGCCTGGGTGATCTGGGAGCTGAACTACGAGATCCGCCAGGGCACGCTCGCGTTCCGGCTGCTCCGGCCGGTCCACCCGCTGCTCGCCTACGCCGCGGAGAACCTCTCCGCCATCCCGGTGCGCCTGCTGGTGTCGCTGCCCATCGCGCTCGGCGCGCTCCTGGTGGTCGGCCGCGACCGGCTGACCGGCGACCCGCTGCTCCTGGCGCTGTTCCCGGTGACGGTGCTGGGCGCCTGGCTCATCACGTTCCTCGCCATGGCGATCATCGGCGCGCTGGCGTTCTGGATCGACCAGGCCGGCTCGCTGTTCGAGATCTGGCTGGGCCTGTTCGGCGTGTTCTCCGGGTACCTCGTGCCGCTCGAGCTGTTCCCGCACTGGGTGGCGACCGCGGCGCGCTTCCTGCCGTTCCGGTACATGCTGGCGTTCCCGGTGGAGATGATCATCGGGATGACCCCTCGCTCGGCCGCGCTCGCCGAGCTCGCCATCCAGTGGACGTTCGTGGGCGCGCTGGCGCTGGGCGCGCGGGGCGCCTGGGCGCTCGGGCTGCGCCGCTTCGCGGCGTTCGGAGGGTAG
- a CDS encoding ABC transporter permease, whose amino-acid sequence MRRYLRLLAVQFRASAAVAMQYRVEFLVEGALALFWTGWSLVPLLVVYGSRDAVAGWSFDEALVVMGWFTLMKGVLEGAVNPSLTTVVEHIRKGTLDFVLLKPADAQFLVSTAKFEPWRIIDVLGGLVIFAVAFHRMGRAPAPGGVLAACLLFAAATVILYSLWIIVVAAAFFVVKVDNLSFLFVSIYDAARWPASVFRGALRVIFTFVVPLAVMTTFPAEALLGRLAAPRALLIAAGAVAFAGLARAVWLRSISRYTSASS is encoded by the coding sequence GTGAGACGCTACCTCCGCCTGCTCGCCGTGCAGTTCCGCGCCTCGGCCGCGGTGGCCATGCAGTACCGCGTCGAGTTCCTGGTGGAGGGCGCGCTGGCGCTGTTCTGGACCGGGTGGTCGCTCGTGCCGCTGCTGGTGGTCTACGGCAGCCGCGACGCGGTGGCCGGGTGGAGCTTCGACGAGGCGCTGGTGGTGATGGGCTGGTTCACGCTCATGAAGGGCGTGCTGGAGGGCGCGGTGAACCCGTCGCTCACCACCGTGGTCGAGCACATCCGCAAGGGCACGCTCGACTTCGTGCTGCTGAAGCCCGCCGACGCGCAGTTCCTCGTGTCCACCGCCAAGTTCGAGCCGTGGCGGATCATCGACGTGCTGGGCGGGCTCGTCATCTTCGCGGTGGCGTTCCACCGCATGGGCCGGGCCCCGGCGCCGGGGGGCGTCCTGGCGGCGTGCCTGCTGTTCGCCGCCGCCACGGTGATCCTGTACTCGCTCTGGATCATCGTGGTCGCCGCCGCGTTCTTCGTGGTGAAGGTGGACAACCTCTCGTTCCTGTTCGTGTCCATCTACGACGCCGCGCGCTGGCCGGCGTCGGTGTTCCGCGGCGCGCTCCGGGTGATCTTCACGTTCGTCGTGCCGCTCGCGGTCATGACCACCTTCCCCGCCGAGGCGCTGCTGGGCCGGCTGGCCGCGCCCCGCGCGCTGCTCATCGCCGCCGGCGCGGTGGCGTTCGCGGGGCTCGCCCGCGCGGTCTGGCTCCGGTCCATCTCCCGGTACACCTCGGCGTCCTCCTAG
- the rnz gene encoding ribonuclease Z gives MLRLTFLGTSAAQPTIRRNLTGHAVRRERELFLVDCGEGTQRQLIQFGAGFDVAAIFFTHFHADHYLGAIGFLRTLSMQNRAEPLDLYGPRPAKRLLETMLFTGAERFSYEVRIHEVRAGEAVRRDGCAMVPFPTEHRTPSLGWALREDARPGRFHPDKAEALGIPKGPLFGALQRGEPVTLPDGRTVRPEEVVEPARRGRALVITGDTRPCAATVEAARGADVLVHDCTFGDGEAERAEETLHSTARGAAQVAHDAGVVRLVLTHLSTRYDRAWEPLVEQAREVWQGPLDVAHDGMVLEVPLPA, from the coding sequence ATGCTCCGCCTGACCTTCCTCGGCACCTCCGCCGCCCAGCCCACCATCCGGCGCAACCTCACCGGTCACGCGGTGCGGCGCGAGCGCGAGCTGTTCCTGGTGGACTGCGGCGAGGGCACCCAGCGCCAGCTCATCCAGTTCGGCGCCGGGTTCGACGTGGCGGCCATCTTCTTCACGCACTTCCACGCCGATCACTACCTCGGCGCGATCGGCTTCCTGCGGACGCTGTCCATGCAGAACCGCGCCGAGCCGCTCGACCTCTACGGCCCGCGCCCGGCGAAGCGCCTGCTCGAGACCATGCTGTTCACCGGCGCGGAGCGCTTCAGCTACGAGGTGCGCATCCACGAGGTGCGCGCGGGCGAGGCGGTGCGGCGCGACGGCTGCGCCATGGTCCCGTTCCCCACCGAGCACCGGACGCCGTCGCTCGGCTGGGCGCTCCGCGAGGACGCGCGGCCGGGCCGCTTCCACCCGGACAAGGCCGAGGCGCTCGGGATCCCGAAGGGCCCGCTGTTCGGCGCGCTCCAGCGCGGCGAGCCGGTGACGCTGCCCGACGGCCGCACCGTGCGTCCGGAGGAGGTGGTCGAGCCGGCGCGGCGCGGCCGGGCGCTGGTCATCACCGGCGACACGCGCCCGTGCGCGGCGACGGTGGAGGCGGCGCGCGGCGCGGACGTGCTGGTGCACGACTGCACCTTCGGCGACGGCGAGGCGGAGCGCGCCGAGGAGACGCTCCACTCGACCGCCCGCGGCGCGGCGCAGGTGGCGCACGACGCCGGCGTGGTCCGGCTCGTGCTCACGCACCTGTCCACCCGCTACGACCGCGCCTGGGAGCCGCTGGTGGAGCAGGCGCGCGAGGTCTGGCAGGGCCCGCTCGACGTGGCGCACGACGGCATGGTCCTCGAGGTCCCGCTGCCGGCGTGA
- a CDS encoding pirin family protein — MITVRKSEARGHVDHGWLDTRHTFSFADYHDEAHMGFRALRVVNEDRVKPGEGFGTHGHRDMEILTYVLGGTLAHRDSTGGGGRLRPGEVQRMSAGTGVMHSEFNGSDREEVHFLQIWILPDRQGVKPSYEQREVPEAERRGRLRLIAAPDGAEGATTLHADARVYATLLAVGERAALPLAAGRHAWVQVARGEATVNGERLRAGDGAALSGEAEVALAGAGEGTAELLVFDLS, encoded by the coding sequence ATGATCACCGTCCGCAAGTCCGAGGCCCGGGGCCACGTCGATCACGGCTGGCTCGACACCCGCCACACCTTCTCGTTCGCCGACTACCACGACGAGGCGCACATGGGCTTCCGCGCCCTGCGCGTCGTCAACGAGGACCGCGTGAAGCCGGGCGAGGGCTTCGGCACGCACGGCCACCGCGACATGGAGATCCTCACGTACGTCCTCGGCGGCACGCTCGCGCACCGCGACTCGACCGGCGGCGGCGGGCGCCTGCGGCCGGGCGAGGTGCAGCGCATGAGCGCGGGCACCGGCGTCATGCACTCGGAGTTCAACGGGTCGGACCGGGAGGAGGTCCACTTCCTCCAGATCTGGATCCTCCCCGACCGGCAGGGCGTGAAGCCCTCCTACGAGCAGCGGGAGGTCCCGGAGGCCGAGCGGCGCGGCAGGCTGCGCCTGATCGCCGCGCCCGACGGCGCCGAGGGCGCGACCACCCTCCACGCGGACGCGCGCGTGTACGCGACGCTGCTCGCGGTCGGCGAGCGCGCCGCGCTCCCGCTCGCGGCGGGCCGGCACGCCTGGGTGCAGGTGGCGCGCGGCGAGGCCACGGTGAACGGCGAGCGGCTCCGCGCCGGCGACGGCGCGGCGCTCTCCGGCGAGGCCGAGGTCGCGCTCGCCGGGGCGGGGGAGGGCACGGCCGAGCTGCTGGTGTTCGACCTCTCGTGA